The Vescimonas coprocola genome includes a window with the following:
- a CDS encoding ABC transporter ATP-binding protein, whose protein sequence is MELMQIQHLSKVYGQGENQVRAVDDISFTVEKGEFLAIIGPSGSGKSTLLHILGGVDCPTSGKVFVDGQDVYAQNEDQLAIFRRRQVGLIYQFYNLIPVLNVVENMTLPVLMDGRQVNQERLEELLDVLGLRGREKYLPNQLSGGQQQRVSIGRALMNAPAVVLADEPTGNLDSKNSQEIVELLKMSNKKYGQTLVIITHDENIALQAHRVIAIEDGRITRDERIREVLE, encoded by the coding sequence ATGGAGCTGATGCAGATCCAGCATCTCAGTAAGGTATACGGACAGGGTGAAAATCAGGTGCGGGCGGTGGACGACATTTCCTTCACCGTGGAGAAGGGGGAGTTCTTGGCCATCATCGGCCCCTCCGGCTCCGGTAAATCCACTCTGCTGCACATTTTGGGCGGTGTTGACTGCCCCACCTCCGGCAAGGTCTTTGTGGATGGGCAGGATGTCTACGCCCAGAACGAGGATCAGCTGGCCATTTTCCGCCGCCGGCAGGTGGGGCTCATTTACCAGTTTTATAACCTGATCCCCGTGCTGAACGTGGTGGAGAACATGACCCTGCCGGTGCTGATGGACGGGCGACAGGTGAATCAGGAGCGGCTGGAGGAGCTGCTGGACGTGCTGGGTCTGCGGGGTCGGGAGAAGTACCTGCCCAATCAGCTCTCCGGCGGCCAGCAGCAGCGGGTGTCCATCGGCCGGGCGCTGATGAACGCCCCGGCGGTGGTGCTGGCGGATGAGCCCACCGGCAATCTCGACAGCAAGAACAGCCAGGAGATCGTGGAGCTGCTGAAGATGTCCAACAAGAAGTACGGCCAGACGCTGGTCATCATCACCCACGACGAGAACATCGCCCTGCAGGCTCACCGGGTCATCGCCATCGAGGATGGCCGCATCACACGGGATGAGCGCATCCGGGAGGTGCTGGAATGA
- a CDS encoding oleate hydratase translates to MYYSSGNYEAFARPKKPEGVDNKSAYIVGSGLAALTAACYLVRDGQMKGERVHILEKGPTAGGACDGWKFENIGYVMRGGREMDNHFEVMWDLFHSIPSIETEGVSVLDEYYWLNKADPNYSLCRATVNRGEDAHTDGKFDISDKGAMEIMKLFFTPNEELQDKRISDFFDDEVFGSNFWLYWRTMFAFENWHSALEMKLYIQRYIHHIGGLPDFTALRFTKYNQYESMILPMVKYLEGFGVQFHFGVQVTNVEFDCTAERKVAKRIDVLRDGKSEAIDLTENDLVFITNGGCVENSSMGSQNTPAPYNTEIKEGGGWDMWRKIAAQDPSFGHPDKFCYDPEQTNWMSATVETLDQRIIPYIKNICKRDPFTGKVVTGGIVTVKDSSWLMSWTINRQPQFRQQPKDHCLVWVYALFTDKPGDYVKKPMRECTGKEICMEWLYHIGVPESEIEDMAANSANTVPVMMPYIDAFFMPRAYGDRPKVVPDGAVNFAFLGQFAETPRDTIFTTEYSMRTGMEAVYTLLNVDRGVPEVWGSVYDVRDLLDATVKLRDGKKPIDMELNLVEKMVLKKALSKIHGTDIEKLLKEYQVI, encoded by the coding sequence ATGTATTATTCCAGTGGTAACTATGAGGCCTTTGCCCGTCCCAAAAAGCCGGAGGGCGTGGACAACAAATCCGCCTACATCGTGGGCAGCGGTCTGGCGGCGCTGACTGCCGCCTGCTATCTGGTGCGTGACGGCCAGATGAAGGGCGAGCGGGTCCACATTCTGGAGAAGGGTCCCACTGCCGGCGGCGCCTGCGACGGCTGGAAGTTCGAGAACATCGGCTATGTCATGCGGGGCGGCCGTGAGATGGACAACCACTTTGAGGTCATGTGGGATCTGTTCCACTCCATCCCCTCCATTGAGACGGAGGGCGTCAGTGTGTTGGACGAGTACTACTGGCTCAACAAGGCCGACCCCAATTACTCCCTGTGCCGGGCCACGGTGAACCGTGGCGAGGACGCCCATACCGACGGTAAGTTCGACATCTCCGACAAGGGCGCCATGGAGATCATGAAGCTGTTCTTCACCCCCAACGAGGAGCTGCAGGACAAGCGCATCAGCGACTTCTTCGACGATGAGGTGTTCGGCAGCAACTTCTGGCTGTACTGGCGCACCATGTTCGCCTTCGAGAACTGGCACAGTGCTCTGGAGATGAAGCTGTATATCCAGCGCTATATCCATCACATCGGCGGCCTGCCCGACTTCACCGCCCTGCGCTTTACCAAGTACAACCAGTATGAGTCCATGATCCTGCCCATGGTGAAGTATCTGGAGGGTTTCGGCGTCCAGTTCCACTTCGGCGTGCAGGTGACCAACGTGGAGTTTGACTGCACCGCCGAGCGGAAGGTGGCCAAGCGCATCGACGTCCTCCGGGACGGCAAAAGCGAGGCCATCGACCTGACGGAGAACGATCTGGTGTTCATCACCAACGGCGGCTGCGTGGAGAACTCCTCCATGGGCAGCCAGAATACACCCGCCCCCTACAACACCGAGATCAAGGAGGGCGGCGGCTGGGATATGTGGCGCAAGATCGCCGCTCAGGATCCCTCCTTCGGCCATCCGGACAAGTTCTGCTATGATCCGGAGCAGACCAACTGGATGAGCGCCACGGTGGAGACGCTGGATCAGCGCATCATCCCCTATATCAAGAATATCTGCAAGCGGGATCCCTTCACCGGCAAGGTGGTCACCGGCGGTATCGTCACTGTGAAGGACTCCAGCTGGCTCATGAGCTGGACCATCAACCGCCAGCCCCAGTTCCGCCAGCAGCCCAAGGATCACTGCTTGGTATGGGTGTACGCCCTGTTCACCGATAAGCCCGGTGACTACGTGAAAAAGCCTATGCGGGAGTGTACCGGTAAGGAGATCTGCATGGAGTGGCTGTATCACATCGGTGTGCCGGAGAGTGAGATCGAGGACATGGCCGCCAATAGCGCCAACACCGTCCCTGTGATGATGCCCTATATCGACGCCTTCTTCATGCCCCGTGCCTACGGCGATCGGCCCAAGGTCGTACCCGACGGCGCTGTGAACTTCGCCTTCTTGGGCCAGTTTGCCGAGACGCCCCGTGACACCATCTTCACCACGGAGTACTCCATGCGGACCGGTATGGAGGCCGTGTACACCCTGCTGAACGTGGATCGTGGCGTGCCGGAGGTCTGGGGCAGCGTATATGATGTCCGGGATCTGCTGGATGCCACCGTGAAGCTGCGGGACGGCAAGAAACCCATCGATATGGAGTTGAATCTGGTGGAAAAGATGGTCCTGAAGAAGGCCCTCAGCAAGATCCACGGCACCGATATCGAGAAGCTGCTGAAGGAGTATCAGGTCATCTGA
- a CDS encoding phosphocholine cytidylyltransferase family protein, with amino-acid sequence MKVLLLAAGRGTRISRYLAGNPKCTVDIGGQKLIQYTIELFHKKGITDIAMVLGYRAEVIQETLKDYEGIRYFYNPFFDVTNSIASAWFAKDFLSQYDDTLIMNADVYLEETLLDRILECHKSPVMFADGTRKEEADYKYKYENGLLVKYGKELTGSDITGEYIGIGRFSKDFMPEFMEKLDGMIRTQQHSVWWENILYEMVGKRPVYVEEMDGLFWAEVDYVEDYERILRFRGYKADFSLNVEKI; translated from the coding sequence ATGAAAGTTCTGTTGCTTGCGGCGGGTCGAGGCACCCGCATCAGCCGGTATCTGGCCGGCAACCCCAAGTGTACCGTGGACATCGGCGGTCAGAAGCTGATCCAGTACACCATCGAGCTGTTCCACAAGAAGGGCATCACCGACATTGCCATGGTGCTGGGCTACCGGGCGGAGGTCATTCAGGAGACGCTGAAGGACTACGAGGGCATCCGCTACTTCTATAACCCCTTCTTCGACGTCACCAACAGCATCGCCTCGGCGTGGTTCGCTAAGGACTTCCTGTCCCAGTACGATGACACCCTCATCATGAACGCCGACGTGTATCTGGAGGAGACGCTGCTGGACCGCATTCTGGAGTGCCATAAGTCTCCGGTGATGTTTGCCGACGGCACCCGCAAGGAGGAGGCCGACTACAAGTATAAGTACGAGAACGGCCTGCTGGTGAAGTACGGCAAGGAGCTCACCGGCAGCGATATCACCGGCGAGTACATCGGCATCGGCCGCTTCAGCAAGGATTTCATGCCGGAGTTCATGGAGAAGCTGGACGGCATGATCCGCACCCAGCAGCACAGCGTCTGGTGGGAGAATATCCTCTATGAAATGGTGGGCAAGCGCCCGGTATATGTGGAGGAGATGGACGGCCTGTTCTGGGCCGAGGTGGACTATGTGGAGGACTATGAGCGCATCCTCCGCTTCCGTGGCTATAAGGCAGACTTCTCCCTGAACGTGGAGAAGATCTGA
- a CDS encoding acyltransferase family protein, with the protein MKAQHRNLEIDLLKFLYSWVIVFYHFFQDSVGSEGPRYFIGGYYGVEFYLLTAGAFLFLTYERQKERQSVRMPYQYLKQRFLRLFPWALTAFLFTVITRRILLDHVTSPGDLLDYFSGDIWEILLVNWNGMNDDALALNVPAWTLSAMLLVGFVIWCCLYFDEKRFLHFFMPVSLLLGYGLWRHIPVGTTQTWIGFTTVGTFRAWLAMNIGFYCVILARSLSQVPLSKAGRVLLTVGEVGLHVFCLWAMLNRDTRYYQWLVTLLLALAVAIALSGKSCLGPLLARLRVIPFLGEISLSVYLTHYAVLEANHRLWQHMGQPMEEHIPLFVLLVLAFALLHYFLTKLFMKLCRSGWAKLRPKLLTDEAHTF; encoded by the coding sequence TTGAAAGCGCAGCATAGAAATCTGGAGATAGACCTTCTCAAATTTTTGTATTCGTGGGTCATCGTGTTCTACCACTTCTTTCAGGATAGTGTAGGATCGGAGGGTCCGAGGTACTTTATCGGCGGGTATTACGGCGTAGAGTTCTACCTGCTGACAGCGGGAGCCTTCCTGTTTTTGACCTACGAAAGGCAAAAGGAGAGACAGTCTGTCCGTATGCCGTACCAGTATTTGAAGCAGCGGTTTCTGCGGCTGTTTCCCTGGGCGCTGACCGCCTTTCTCTTTACGGTCATCACCAGACGCATCCTTTTGGATCACGTTACCTCACCGGGGGATCTGCTGGATTACTTTTCCGGGGACATCTGGGAGATTTTGCTGGTCAACTGGAACGGCATGAACGACGACGCACTGGCACTGAACGTCCCGGCCTGGACTCTGAGCGCCATGCTGCTGGTGGGCTTTGTCATCTGGTGCTGTCTGTACTTTGACGAAAAGCGGTTCCTGCACTTCTTCATGCCGGTGTCCCTGCTGCTGGGCTATGGCCTGTGGCGACACATCCCCGTGGGAACTACTCAGACATGGATCGGCTTTACCACCGTGGGGACCTTCCGGGCCTGGCTGGCCATGAACATCGGCTTTTATTGCGTGATTCTCGCCCGCAGCCTGTCGCAGGTCCCTCTGAGTAAAGCTGGGAGGGTACTTCTTACGGTGGGTGAGGTGGGCCTGCACGTTTTCTGCCTGTGGGCCATGCTGAACCGTGATACCCGGTATTACCAATGGCTGGTGACGTTGCTGCTGGCTCTGGCAGTGGCCATCGCCCTGTCGGGGAAGAGCTGTCTCGGTCCGCTGCTGGCCAGACTGCGGGTGATCCCGTTTTTAGGGGAGATCAGCCTTTCTGTCTACCTGACGCACTATGCGGTGTTGGAAGCGAATCATCGCCTCTGGCAGCATATGGGACAGCCTATGGAGGAGCATATCCCCCTGTTCGTACTGCTGGTACTGGCCTTTGCACTGCTGCACTATTTCCTGACCAAGCTTTTCATGAAGCTCTGCCGCAGCGGCTGGGCCAAGCTGCGCCCGAAGCTGCTGACGGATGAAGCACATACATTCTGA
- a CDS encoding TetR/AcrR family transcriptional regulator, which produces MSQVTKRALEASLKHLLLQKPLNKITINDIAEDCGINRMTFYYHFKDIYDLVEWSCQEDASRALAGKKTYETWQQGLLQILQAVLDNKPFILNVYRSVSREQVENYLYRVTYDLLESVVEEEAQGMSVRQEDKELIATLYKYLFVGLMLDWIKGDMKGDPQVMVQKLELVLHGNVVAALQRMRTDKPASNRAE; this is translated from the coding sequence ATGTCACAGGTCACCAAGCGGGCGCTGGAGGCGTCACTGAAGCATCTGCTGCTGCAAAAGCCGCTGAACAAGATCACCATCAATGATATTGCGGAGGACTGCGGCATCAACCGCATGACCTTCTACTACCACTTCAAGGATATTTACGATCTGGTGGAGTGGAGCTGTCAGGAGGACGCCAGCCGGGCGCTGGCGGGGAAAAAGACCTACGAGACGTGGCAGCAGGGGCTTTTGCAGATCCTTCAGGCGGTGCTGGACAACAAGCCCTTCATCCTGAATGTCTATCGCTCCGTCAGTCGGGAGCAGGTGGAGAACTACCTCTACCGGGTCACCTATGACCTGCTGGAGAGTGTGGTGGAGGAGGAAGCTCAGGGGATGTCCGTGCGGCAGGAGGACAAGGAGCTTATCGCCACTCTCTATAAATATCTGTTCGTGGGACTGATGCTGGACTGGATCAAGGGGGACATGAAGGGCGACCCACAGGTGATGGTGCAGAAGCTGGAGCTGGTGCTCCACGGCAATGTGGTGGCCGCCCTGCAACGGATGCGGACGGACAAGCCTGCATCAAACAGAGCGGAATGA
- a CDS encoding pyridoxal-phosphate-dependent aminotransferase family protein yields MDIKKDHINFAVGPVQISEEISRIGADPVPYFRTPDFSALMKENEALLKEFMDAPEDARAVFLTGSGTASMDAVTQNVFTKDDRLLVVAGGSFGHRFCEICEVYGIPHTAIELRQGHALTPADLAPYAGQGYTGFLVNMHETSTGVLYDMDMISAFCRENGLVLVVDAISAFLADDVSMKRWGADVVFTGSQKALAVPPGISMMVLSSRAVERIYANRPACYYLDLKAALKNGERGQTPFTPAVGILIQINARLNQIKRDGFANVQAKTRAIAKDFRSRIGKYPFHIVSDSLSYAVTPLSPNNPEVSAHQLFLTLKDEYGIIICPNGGELADKVFRVGHIGHLTVEDNDALFRAFDDLMARGILKA; encoded by the coding sequence ATGGACATCAAAAAGGATCATATCAACTTTGCGGTGGGTCCGGTTCAGATCTCGGAGGAGATCTCCCGGATCGGTGCAGACCCCGTGCCCTACTTCCGCACGCCGGACTTCTCCGCCCTGATGAAGGAGAACGAGGCGCTGCTCAAGGAGTTCATGGATGCTCCGGAGGATGCCAGAGCGGTATTCCTCACCGGCTCCGGCACGGCCTCCATGGATGCCGTCACCCAGAACGTGTTCACCAAGGACGACCGGCTGCTGGTGGTGGCCGGCGGCAGCTTCGGTCACCGCTTCTGCGAGATCTGCGAGGTCTACGGCATCCCCCATACGGCCATCGAGCTGCGGCAGGGCCATGCTCTGACCCCCGCCGATCTGGCCCCCTATGCCGGACAGGGCTACACGGGCTTTCTGGTGAATATGCACGAGACGTCCACCGGCGTTTTGTATGATATGGACATGATCTCCGCTTTCTGCCGTGAAAACGGTCTGGTGCTGGTGGTGGATGCCATCAGTGCATTTCTGGCCGACGACGTCAGTATGAAGCGTTGGGGCGCCGACGTGGTGTTCACCGGCTCCCAGAAGGCGCTGGCCGTGCCTCCCGGCATCTCCATGATGGTACTCAGCAGCCGGGCTGTGGAGCGTATCTACGCCAACCGCCCTGCCTGCTACTATCTGGACCTGAAGGCCGCCCTGAAAAACGGGGAGCGGGGCCAGACCCCCTTCACTCCGGCGGTGGGCATCCTTATCCAGATCAATGCCCGCCTGAATCAGATCAAACGGGACGGCTTTGCAAACGTACAGGCCAAGACCCGTGCCATTGCCAAGGATTTCCGCTCCCGCATCGGGAAGTATCCCTTCCACATCGTGTCCGATTCCCTGTCCTATGCGGTGACGCCGCTGTCTCCCAACAATCCGGAGGTGTCCGCCCACCAGCTGTTCCTGACCCTGAAGGACGAGTACGGCATTATCATCTGCCCCAACGGCGGCGAGCTGGCGGATAAGGTGTTCCGGGTGGGCCACATCGGCCACCTGACCGTGGAGGATAACGACGCACTGTTCCGGGCCTTTGACGACCTCATGGCCCGTGGGATTCTGAAGGCTTGA
- a CDS encoding ABC transporter permease: MNVFHRYTRQALRENRSQTWVTIVGIILSVALFTAVTEGAYSGVRYLIGAAEYTVGRFHGCYQNLTEQQATQLSRDEKEITEQSAWQLVGWGQVGADNDYKPYLRVMSMDPDLPDLLSIRLTQGRLPEKAGEILLPEHLWSNGSVRHALGDTMELELGHRTLDGEELTADDPYTKGETLTDTTSHTYTVVGFYQRLDMTTEPFSCPGYTALTCQEQGYQTDEFFRVAHPSRFYSYMEGNAEKYPGLAWYSNSDLLNYYGATTFFSVNRMIYSFAVILLLMISFGSVSLIYNSFSISVAERTRQFGILKSIGATRKQIRDSVLYEALVLCAVGIPLGLLVGCLGIGITLYCLRDSFGFLMGESGNALQMHFVLNGWALLAAAGIGLVTAIISAWVPAKRAVRVSPVEAIRQTKDVKLRGREVRTSRLTEKLFGFSGMLAAKNFKRNRKRYRSTVVGLFLSVTLFISASSFCAYLTDAVDQLGGNSTLGVQLYCSEALPEGVTPEQRLRQLAAADGVESGFYTADSYASLHFAKEDMDPDYCKDTGLEGDHSAAMYFLRDEDFRQLLRDNGLPEEDYFRPDAPQAVAWDMLDIWRSTEGSKYNKLYHYHLLNGSSLPITGTESSYQPMDGWFTTGDRITRDGTEYVLYYPEDYIDDYYTARSEGETPDESRAQAVPASEAVLTRSYTVGAILKKAPDFLRTGDYLYLLYPYSMYETVTGQAPAADAFWFRSSDHAASYESMGQILMELGNSRSDLEDLAANGESQRAMVTVVNVFSYGFIILISLISMTNVFNTISTSIALRRREFAMLRSVGLTQRGFARMMDYECIIYGARALLWGLPASVLVTYGIYRSVAQSIAAQFYIPWYSVAIAVGSVFVVVFATMLYATRKIRSENPIEALKQENL, encoded by the coding sequence ATGAACGTCTTTCACCGCTACACCCGGCAGGCCCTGCGGGAAAACCGCTCCCAGACATGGGTGACCATCGTGGGCATCATCCTGTCGGTGGCCCTGTTCACCGCCGTGACGGAGGGTGCTTACAGCGGCGTGCGGTATCTCATAGGGGCCGCCGAGTACACCGTAGGCCGGTTCCACGGCTGCTACCAGAACCTCACGGAGCAGCAGGCAACGCAGCTGAGCCGTGATGAAAAGGAGATCACGGAGCAGTCTGCGTGGCAGCTGGTGGGCTGGGGGCAGGTAGGGGCGGACAATGATTATAAGCCCTATCTGCGGGTCATGTCCATGGACCCCGACCTGCCGGACCTTCTATCCATCCGCCTGACCCAAGGCCGCCTGCCGGAGAAGGCCGGGGAGATCCTCCTGCCGGAGCATCTGTGGTCCAACGGCAGCGTCCGCCATGCGCTGGGGGACACCATGGAGCTGGAGCTGGGCCACCGGACGCTGGACGGGGAGGAACTGACGGCCGATGACCCCTATACGAAGGGGGAGACGCTGACAGATACCACGTCCCACACCTACACCGTGGTGGGCTTTTACCAGCGGCTGGATATGACGACGGAGCCCTTCTCCTGCCCCGGCTATACTGCCCTGACCTGTCAGGAGCAGGGCTATCAGACGGATGAATTTTTCCGGGTGGCCCATCCCAGCCGCTTTTACAGCTATATGGAGGGAAATGCCGAGAAATATCCGGGACTGGCGTGGTACTCCAACTCCGACCTGCTGAATTACTACGGCGCCACCACCTTCTTCTCCGTGAACCGGATGATCTACAGCTTTGCGGTGATCCTGCTGCTGATGATCTCCTTCGGCTCGGTGTCGCTGATCTATAACTCCTTCTCCATCTCCGTGGCGGAGCGGACCCGGCAGTTCGGCATCCTGAAATCCATCGGCGCCACCCGCAAGCAGATTCGGGACAGTGTCCTCTATGAGGCACTGGTGCTGTGCGCCGTGGGGATCCCACTGGGTCTGCTGGTGGGCTGTCTGGGCATCGGCATCACTCTGTACTGTCTGCGGGACAGCTTCGGATTCCTGATGGGGGAGAGCGGCAACGCCCTGCAAATGCACTTTGTGCTCAACGGCTGGGCGCTGCTGGCGGCGGCGGGCATCGGCCTTGTGACGGCCATCATCTCGGCATGGGTCCCCGCCAAGCGTGCCGTGCGGGTGTCGCCGGTGGAGGCCATCCGCCAGACCAAGGACGTGAAGCTCCGGGGCCGGGAGGTCAGGACCTCCCGCCTGACGGAAAAGCTCTTCGGTTTCTCCGGGATGTTGGCCGCCAAGAACTTCAAACGCAACCGCAAGCGCTATCGCTCCACGGTGGTGGGCCTGTTCCTCAGCGTGACGCTGTTCATCTCCGCCTCCTCCTTCTGCGCCTATCTGACGGACGCCGTAGACCAACTGGGGGGCAACAGCACACTGGGCGTGCAGCTGTATTGCAGCGAGGCCCTGCCGGAGGGCGTGACGCCGGAGCAGCGGCTGAGACAGCTGGCCGCCGCCGACGGCGTGGAATCGGGCTTCTACACCGCCGACAGCTACGCCAGCCTGCACTTTGCCAAGGAGGACATGGATCCGGACTACTGTAAGGACACCGGCCTGGAGGGAGACCACAGCGCCGCCATGTACTTCCTCCGGGATGAGGATTTCCGGCAGCTGCTGCGGGACAACGGCCTGCCGGAGGAGGATTACTTCCGTCCCGATGCACCTCAGGCGGTGGCGTGGGATATGCTGGACATCTGGCGCAGCACCGAGGGTAGTAAGTACAATAAGCTCTACCATTATCACCTGCTGAACGGCAGCAGTCTGCCCATCACCGGAACGGAGAGCAGCTATCAGCCCATGGATGGCTGGTTCACCACGGGCGACCGCATCACACGGGACGGTACGGAATATGTGCTGTACTATCCGGAGGACTATATAGACGATTACTATACCGCCCGCAGCGAGGGGGAGACCCCGGACGAGAGCCGGGCACAGGCGGTGCCGGCATCGGAGGCCGTCCTGACCCGGAGCTATACCGTGGGTGCTATTTTGAAGAAGGCTCCCGACTTCCTGCGTACCGGCGACTACCTGTATCTGCTGTACCCGTACAGTATGTATGAGACCGTCACCGGGCAGGCCCCTGCCGCCGACGCCTTCTGGTTCAGGAGCAGCGACCACGCCGCCTCCTACGAGAGCATGGGGCAGATCCTGATGGAACTGGGCAACAGCCGCTCTGATCTGGAAGATCTGGCCGCCAACGGTGAGAGCCAGCGGGCCATGGTGACGGTGGTGAACGTGTTTTCCTACGGCTTCATCATCCTCATCTCCCTGATCTCCATGACCAACGTGTTTAACACCATCTCCACCTCCATCGCTCTGCGCCGCCGGGAGTTCGCCATGCTGCGGTCCGTGGGACTGACCCAGCGGGGCTTTGCCCGGATGATGGACTACGAGTGCATCATCTACGGCGCACGGGCGCTGCTGTGGGGCCTGCCGGCATCGGTGCTGGTGACCTATGGCATCTATCGCAGCGTGGCCCAGAGCATCGCCGCCCAGTTCTACATCCCGTGGTACAGCGTGGCCATCGCCGTGGGCAGCGTGTTCGTGGTGGTGTTCGCCACCATGCTCTATGCCACCCGGAAGATCCGCAGTGAAAACCCCATTGAGGCGCTGAAGCAGGAGAACCTGTAA
- a CDS encoding polysaccharide biosynthesis protein, with the protein MKQENGKRAMTAGLRRTMVIFVLDMLCIAGSFFLALWMRFEFRLGAIPQMYLNEYLKIIGPWIVICLVVFQLFRLYNSIWSFVSIDELFRIILAYGVLLAAGLAYVLILKIDMPRSFYFAGFIMSFMSTTALRFSYRFMRQLMAGISTEKSERDRILMIGAGEAGRQLIREINSNPRLGSRVVCIIDDNPSKRRRYLDGVEIAGGRQEIPDAVKKYQVNKIIFAIPTCDGQDRKEILDICSKTGCRVQAVPGMFQLVNGEVSVSKLRDVELQDLLGRDPIQVNLEEICRYISGKVVMVTGGGGSIGSELCRQIAKSNPEQLIIFDIYENNAYDIQMELRHTHPELNLEVLIGSVRDMGRLDDVMAKYRPELVFHAAAHKHVPLMEDSPNEAIKNNVFGTYKMAMASVKYGVKKFVLISTDKAVNPTNIMGASKRLCEMVVQMMNRRSPNTDFVAVRFGNVLGSNGSVIPLFKKQIAEGGPVTVTHPEITRFFMTIPEAVSLVLQAGYYAKGGEIFILDMGQPVKIDTMARNLIRLSGHEPDVDIKIVYTGLRPGEKLYEEILMAEEGLQETSNKLIHIGKPIVMDDEEFCHQLDRLEKACEEETEDMKDIVASVVPTYRRKK; encoded by the coding sequence ATGAAACAAGAAAACGGCAAAAGAGCCATGACCGCCGGACTGCGGCGGACGATGGTGATCTTCGTGCTGGATATGCTGTGCATCGCCGGGTCCTTTTTCCTGGCGCTGTGGATGCGGTTTGAGTTCCGTCTGGGGGCCATCCCTCAGATGTACCTCAACGAGTATTTGAAGATCATCGGGCCGTGGATCGTCATCTGTCTGGTGGTGTTCCAGCTATTCCGGCTGTATAACAGCATCTGGAGCTTTGTCAGCATCGACGAGCTGTTCCGCATCATTCTGGCCTATGGCGTGCTGCTGGCAGCCGGACTGGCCTATGTGCTGATCCTGAAGATCGATATGCCCCGCTCCTTCTACTTTGCGGGCTTTATCATGAGCTTCATGTCCACCACGGCGCTGCGGTTCTCCTACCGATTCATGCGCCAGTTGATGGCGGGGATCAGCACGGAGAAGAGCGAGCGGGATCGCATTCTGATGATCGGCGCCGGTGAGGCCGGACGCCAGCTGATCCGGGAGATCAATTCCAATCCCCGGCTGGGCAGCCGTGTGGTGTGCATCATCGACGACAACCCCAGCAAGCGCCGCCGGTATCTGGACGGTGTGGAGATCGCCGGCGGGCGGCAGGAGATCCCCGATGCGGTGAAGAAGTACCAGGTCAATAAGATCATCTTCGCCATCCCCACCTGCGACGGACAGGACCGCAAGGAGATCCTGGACATCTGCAGCAAGACCGGCTGCCGGGTGCAGGCGGTGCCGGGGATGTTCCAGCTGGTCAACGGAGAGGTCAGTGTCAGCAAGCTCCGGGACGTGGAGCTGCAGGATCTGCTGGGCCGTGACCCTATTCAGGTGAATCTGGAGGAGATCTGCCGGTATATCTCCGGCAAGGTGGTGATGGTCACCGGCGGCGGTGGTTCCATCGGCAGCGAGCTGTGCCGCCAGATCGCCAAAAGCAACCCCGAACAGCTGATCATCTTCGATATTTATGAGAACAACGCCTACGATATCCAGATGGAGCTGCGCCACACCCATCCGGAGCTGAATCTGGAGGTGCTCATCGGCTCCGTGCGGGACATGGGCCGTCTGGACGACGTCATGGCCAAGTACCGGCCGGAGCTGGTGTTCCACGCCGCCGCCCACAAGCATGTCCCCCTGATGGAGGATAGCCCCAACGAGGCCATCAAGAACAACGTGTTCGGCACCTATAAAATGGCCATGGCCTCGGTGAAGTACGGCGTGAAGAAGTTCGTGCTGATCTCCACGGATAAGGCGGTGAACCCCACCAACATCATGGGCGCCTCTAAGCGCCTGTGCGAGATGGTGGTGCAGATGATGAACCGCCGCAGCCCCAATACAGACTTCGTGGCGGTGCGCTTCGGCAACGTGCTGGGCAGCAACGGCAGCGTCATCCCCCTGTTCAAAAAGCAGATCGCTGAGGGCGGCCCGGTAACGGTGACGCACCCGGAGATCACCCGCTTCTTTATGACCATCCCCGAAGCGGTGTCGCTGGTGCTGCAGGCGGGATACTACGCCAAGGGCGGCGAGATATTCATTCTGGATATGGGCCAGCCGGTGAAGATCGACACCATGGCCCGCAACCTTATCCGCCTGTCCGGTCATGAGCCGGATGTGGATATCAAGATAGTCTACACGGGCCTGCGCCCCGGCGAGAAGCTGTATGAGGAGATCCTCATGGCGGAGGAGGGCCTGCAGGAGACCTCCAACAAGCTGATCCACATCGGAAAGCCCATCGTCATGGACGACGAGGAGTTCTGCCACCAGTTGGATCGGCTGGAGAAGGCCTGTGAGGAGGAGACGGAGGACATGAAGGACATCGTGGCCTCGGTGGTCCCCACCTATCGCCGCAAAAAATAA